From the genome of Candidatus Cloacimonadota bacterium, one region includes:
- a CDS encoding 4-hydroxy-tetrahydrodipicolinate reductase yields MDISLIGYGKMGKMIASLAEEYGCRVKSIIDPSVEGCESQIRPEILGEVCLDFSLPDSVLENIRKITAAGKNIVVGTTGWNDKLPEVEQMVKEHNVGLVYGANFSIGMNLFTRVVKYAASICDKFPIYDVCGWEMHHNNKADSPSGTAIQLAET; encoded by the coding sequence TTGGATATAAGCTTGATCGGATATGGAAAGATGGGCAAAATGATTGCCTCCTTGGCAGAGGAATATGGCTGTCGGGTGAAATCCATCATCGATCCCAGTGTGGAAGGCTGTGAAAGCCAGATCCGGCCAGAAATATTGGGCGAGGTTTGCCTGGATTTCAGCCTGCCGGATTCGGTTTTGGAAAACATCCGTAAAATCACCGCGGCAGGAAAAAACATTGTTGTCGGCACCACGGGCTGGAACGATAAACTTCCTGAAGTGGAGCAAATGGTTAAAGAGCATAATGTTGGCCTGGTTTACGGTGCGAACTTTTCCATCGGCATGAATCTTTTTACCCGCGTTGTGAAATATGCGGCTTCCATCTGTGACAAGTTTCCCATCTACGACGTCTGTGGCTGGGAAATGCACCATAACAACAAAGCGGACAGCCCTTCCGGAACCGCGATTCAACTGGCAGAAAC